In a genomic window of Nomascus leucogenys isolate Asia chromosome 4, Asia_NLE_v1, whole genome shotgun sequence:
- the ATRIP gene encoding ATR-interacting protein isoform X7, whose amino-acid sequence MSKNPPGKNRENVPIKDNFELEVLQAQYKELKEKMKVMEEEVLIKNGEIKILRDSLHQTESVLEEQRRSHFLLEQEKTQALSDKEKEFSKKLQSLQSELQFKDAEMNELRTKLQTSERANKLAAPSVSHVSPRKNPSVVIKPEACSPQFGKTSFPTKESFSANMSLPHPCQTESGYKPLVGKEDSKTHSLRGDSIKQEEAQKSFVDSWRQRSNTQGSILINLLLKQPLIPESSLSLCHLLSSSSESPAGTPLQPPGFGSTLAGMSGLRTTGSYDGSFSLSALREAQNLAFTGLNLVARNECSRDGDPAEGGRRAFPLCQLPGAVHFLPLVQFFIGLHCQALQDLAAAKRSGAPGDSPTHSSRVSSGVETNPEDSVCILEGFSVTALSILQHLVCHSGAVVSLLLSGVGADSAAGEGNGSLVHRLSDGDMTSAPRGVADDQGQHPLLKMLLHLLAFSSAATGHLQASVLTQCLKVLVKLAENTSCDFLPRFQCVFQVLPKCLSPETPLPSVLLAVELLSLLADHNQLAPQLCSHSEGCLLLLLYMYITSRPDRVASETQWLQLEQEVVWLLAKLGVQSPLPPVTGSNCQCNVEVVRALTVMLHRQWLTVRRAGGPPRTDQQRRTVRCLRDTVLLLHGLSQKDKLFMMHCVEVLHQYDQVMPGVSMLIRGLPDVTDCEGEPTRGPPAQPPRLLPEVPQQVRFLGVPSAGPRPLWPVLALGPFSFIFLPQFFSKHIGLPFAPVC is encoded by the exons ATGTCAAAAAATCCTCcagggaaaaacagagaaaatgttcCAATTAAAGATAATTTCGAATTAGAGGTACTTCAGGCACAatataaagaacttaaagaaaag ATGAAAGTAATGGAAGAAGAAGTTCTCATTAAgaatggagaaattaaaattttgcGAGACTCACTACATCAGACGGAATCCGTTCTAGAGGAACAGAGAAGATCACATTTTCTTCTTGAGCAAGAGAAAACCCAAGCACTCAGTGACAAGGAAAAGGAATTCTCCAAAAAG CTCCAATCATTGCAGTCTGAACTCCAGTTTAAAGATGCAGAGATGAATGAATTAAGGACAAAGCTCCAGACCAGTGAACGAGCAAATAAACTGGCTGCTCCCTCTGTTTCCCATGTCAG TCCTAGGAAAAACCCTTCTGTGGTTATAAAGCCAGAAGCATGTTCTCCACAATTTGGAAAAACATCTTTTCCTACAAAGGAGTCTTTTAGTGCTAACAtgtcccttccccacccctgccagaCGGAGTCAGGATACAAGCCTCTGGTGGGCAAAGAGG ATAGTAAGACCCACAGTCTGAGAGGTGACTCCATAAAACAAGAAGAGGCCCAGAAAAGCTTTGTTGACAGCTGGAGACAGAGATCAAACACTCAAG GTTCCATTTTGATAAACCTGCTCCTGAAGCAGCCTTTGATCCCAGAGTCATCCCTAAGCCTTTGCCACCTCCTGAGTAGTAGTTCTGAGTCTCCTGCTGGCACCCCCCTGCAGCCACCAGGGTTTGGCAG TACCTTGGCTGGAATGTCAGGCCTCAGGACCACAGGTTCTTATGATGGGTCATTTTCCCTCTCAGCCCTGAGAGAAGCACAGAACCTGGCATTCACTGGACTGAATCTGGTTGCCAGGAATGAGTGCTCACGTGATGGAGACCCagcagagggaggcagaagggcCTTCCCACTCTGCCAGCTTCCTGGAGCCGTGCATTTCCTCCCCCTTGTACAGTTCTTCATCGGCTTACACTGCCAGGCCCTGCAGGACTTGGCAGCTGCTAAGAGAAGTGGAGCACCTGGGGACTCACCGACACATTCCTCCCGCGTGAGCTCTGGCGTAGAGACCAACCCTGAGGACTCAGTGTGCATCCTGGAAGGCTTCTCTGTGACTGCACTTAGCATTCTTCAGCACCTGGTGTGCCACAGCGGAGCAGTCGTCTCCCTATTACTGTCAGGAGTCGGGGCAGATTCTGCTGCTGGGGAAGGAAACGGGAGCCTGGTTCACAGGCTTAGTGATGGAGATATGACCTCAGCCCCAAGGGGGGTTGCTGATGACCAAGGACAGCACCCACTGTTGAAGATGCTTCTTCACCTGTTGGCTTTCTCTTCTGCAGCAACAGGACACCTTCAAGCCAGTGTCCTGACCCAGTGCCTTAAGGTTTTGGTGAAATTAGCCGAAAACACTTCCTGTGATTTCTTGCCCAG GTTCCAGTGTGTGTtccaagtgctgccaaagtgccTCAGCCCAGAGACACCCCTGCCTAGCGTGCTGCTGGCTGTTGAGCTCCTCTCCCTGCTGGCGGACCACAACCAGCTGGCACCTCAGCTCTGTTCCCACTCGG AAggctgcctcctgctgctgctgtacaTGTACATCACATCACGGCCTGACAGAGTGGCCTCGGAGACACAATGGCTCCAGCTGGAACAAGAG GTGGTGTGGCTCCTGGCTAAGCTTGGTGTGCAGAGCCCCTTGCCCCCAGTCACTGGCTCCAACTGCCAGTGTAATGTGGAG GTGGTCAGAGCGCTCACTGTGATGTTGCACAGACAGTGGCTGACAGTGCGGAGGGCAGGGGGGCCCCCAAGGACTGACCAGCAGAGGCGGACAGTGCGCTGTCTGCGGGACACGGTGCTGCTGCTGCACGGCCTATCGCAGAAGGACAAGCTCTTCATGATGCACTGCGTGGAGGTGCTGCATCAGTATGACCAGGTGATGCCGGGGGTCAGCATGCTCATACGAGGGCTTCCTGATGTGACCGACTGTGAAGGTGAGCCTACCAGAGGccctcctgcccagcccccacGGCTTCTCCCAGAGGTTCCCCAACAAGTCAGATTCCTGGGCGTCCCCTCAGCAGGCCCCCGCCCACTGTGGCCTGTTCTGGCACTGGGGCcgttttcttttatcttcctgcctcagttctTCTCCAAGCATATTGGGCTGCCTTTTGCTCCTGTCTGTTGA
- the ATRIP gene encoding ATR-interacting protein isoform X2 encodes MAGTSAPGSKRRSEPPAPRPGPPPGTGHPPSKRARGFSAAAAPDPDDPFGAHGDFTADDLEELDTLASQALSQCPAAARDVSSDRKVHRLLDGMSKNPPGKNRENVPIKDNFELEVLQAQYKELKEKMKVMEEEVLIKNGEIKILRDSLHQTESVLEEQRRSHFLLEQEKTQALSDKEKEFSKKLQSLQSELQFKDAEMNELRTKLQTSERANKLAAPSVSHVSPRKNPSVVIKPEACSPQFGKTSFPTKESFSANMSLPHPCQTESGYKPLVGKEDSKTHSLRGDSIKQEEAQKSFVDSWRQRSNTQGSILINLLLKQPLIPESSLSLCHLLSSSSESPAGTPLQPPGFGSTLAGMSGLRTTGSYDGSFSLSALREAQNLAFTGLNLVARNECSRDGDPAEGGRRAFPLCQLPGAVHFLPLVQFFIGLHCQALQDLAAAKRSGAPGDSPTHSSRVSSGVETNPEDSVCILEGFSVTALSILQHLVCHSGAVVSLLLSGVGADSAAGEGNGSLVHRLSDGDMTSAPRGVADDQGQHPLLKMLLHLLAFSSAATGHLQASVLTQCLKVLVKLAENTSCDFLPRFQCVFQVLPKCLSPETPLPSVLLAVELLSLLADHNQLAPQLCSHSGCLLLLLYMYITSRPDRVASETQWLQLEQEVVWLLAKLGVQSPLPPVTGSNCQCNVEVVRALTVMLHRQWLTVRRAGGPPRTDQQRRTVRCLRDTVLLLHGLSQKDKLFMMHCVEVLHQYDQVMPGVSMLIRGLPDVTDCEGEPTRGPPAQPPRLLPEVPQQVRFLGVPSAGPRPLWPVLALGPFSFIFLPQFFSKHIGLPFAPVC; translated from the exons ATGGCGGGGACCTCCGCGCCAGGCAGCAAGAGGCGGAGCGAGCCCCCGGCGCCTCGCCCCGGCCCGCCGCCGGGCACCGGGCACCCCCCGAGCAAGCGGGCCCGGGGCTTCTCCGCGGCCGCTGCCCCGGACCCTGATGACCCGTTCGGCGCGCATGGGGACTTCACTGCCGACGACCTGGAGGAGCTTGACACCCTCGCGTCACAGGCCCTGAGCCAATGTCCGGCCGCGGCTCGGGACGTGTCCA GTGATCGTAAGGTCCACAGATTATTAGACGGCATGTCAAAAAATCCTCcagggaaaaacagagaaaatgttcCAATTAAAGATAATTTCGAATTAGAGGTACTTCAGGCACAatataaagaacttaaagaaaag ATGAAAGTAATGGAAGAAGAAGTTCTCATTAAgaatggagaaattaaaattttgcGAGACTCACTACATCAGACGGAATCCGTTCTAGAGGAACAGAGAAGATCACATTTTCTTCTTGAGCAAGAGAAAACCCAAGCACTCAGTGACAAGGAAAAGGAATTCTCCAAAAAG CTCCAATCATTGCAGTCTGAACTCCAGTTTAAAGATGCAGAGATGAATGAATTAAGGACAAAGCTCCAGACCAGTGAACGAGCAAATAAACTGGCTGCTCCCTCTGTTTCCCATGTCAG TCCTAGGAAAAACCCTTCTGTGGTTATAAAGCCAGAAGCATGTTCTCCACAATTTGGAAAAACATCTTTTCCTACAAAGGAGTCTTTTAGTGCTAACAtgtcccttccccacccctgccagaCGGAGTCAGGATACAAGCCTCTGGTGGGCAAAGAGG ATAGTAAGACCCACAGTCTGAGAGGTGACTCCATAAAACAAGAAGAGGCCCAGAAAAGCTTTGTTGACAGCTGGAGACAGAGATCAAACACTCAAG GTTCCATTTTGATAAACCTGCTCCTGAAGCAGCCTTTGATCCCAGAGTCATCCCTAAGCCTTTGCCACCTCCTGAGTAGTAGTTCTGAGTCTCCTGCTGGCACCCCCCTGCAGCCACCAGGGTTTGGCAG TACCTTGGCTGGAATGTCAGGCCTCAGGACCACAGGTTCTTATGATGGGTCATTTTCCCTCTCAGCCCTGAGAGAAGCACAGAACCTGGCATTCACTGGACTGAATCTGGTTGCCAGGAATGAGTGCTCACGTGATGGAGACCCagcagagggaggcagaagggcCTTCCCACTCTGCCAGCTTCCTGGAGCCGTGCATTTCCTCCCCCTTGTACAGTTCTTCATCGGCTTACACTGCCAGGCCCTGCAGGACTTGGCAGCTGCTAAGAGAAGTGGAGCACCTGGGGACTCACCGACACATTCCTCCCGCGTGAGCTCTGGCGTAGAGACCAACCCTGAGGACTCAGTGTGCATCCTGGAAGGCTTCTCTGTGACTGCACTTAGCATTCTTCAGCACCTGGTGTGCCACAGCGGAGCAGTCGTCTCCCTATTACTGTCAGGAGTCGGGGCAGATTCTGCTGCTGGGGAAGGAAACGGGAGCCTGGTTCACAGGCTTAGTGATGGAGATATGACCTCAGCCCCAAGGGGGGTTGCTGATGACCAAGGACAGCACCCACTGTTGAAGATGCTTCTTCACCTGTTGGCTTTCTCTTCTGCAGCAACAGGACACCTTCAAGCCAGTGTCCTGACCCAGTGCCTTAAGGTTTTGGTGAAATTAGCCGAAAACACTTCCTGTGATTTCTTGCCCAG GTTCCAGTGTGTGTtccaagtgctgccaaagtgccTCAGCCCAGAGACACCCCTGCCTAGCGTGCTGCTGGCTGTTGAGCTCCTCTCCCTGCTGGCGGACCACAACCAGCTGGCACCTCAGCTCTGTTCCCACTCGG gctgcctcctgctgctgctgtacaTGTACATCACATCACGGCCTGACAGAGTGGCCTCGGAGACACAATGGCTCCAGCTGGAACAAGAG GTGGTGTGGCTCCTGGCTAAGCTTGGTGTGCAGAGCCCCTTGCCCCCAGTCACTGGCTCCAACTGCCAGTGTAATGTGGAG GTGGTCAGAGCGCTCACTGTGATGTTGCACAGACAGTGGCTGACAGTGCGGAGGGCAGGGGGGCCCCCAAGGACTGACCAGCAGAGGCGGACAGTGCGCTGTCTGCGGGACACGGTGCTGCTGCTGCACGGCCTATCGCAGAAGGACAAGCTCTTCATGATGCACTGCGTGGAGGTGCTGCATCAGTATGACCAGGTGATGCCGGGGGTCAGCATGCTCATACGAGGGCTTCCTGATGTGACCGACTGTGAAGGTGAGCCTACCAGAGGccctcctgcccagcccccacGGCTTCTCCCAGAGGTTCCCCAACAAGTCAGATTCCTGGGCGTCCCCTCAGCAGGCCCCCGCCCACTGTGGCCTGTTCTGGCACTGGGGCcgttttcttttatcttcctgcctcagttctTCTCCAAGCATATTGGGCTGCCTTTTGCTCCTGTCTGTTGA
- the ATRIP gene encoding ATR-interacting protein isoform X1 — translation MAGTSAPGSKRRSEPPAPRPGPPPGTGHPPSKRARGFSAAAAPDPDDPFGAHGDFTADDLEELDTLASQALSQCPAAARDVSSDRKVHRLLDGMSKNPPGKNRENVPIKDNFELEVLQAQYKELKEKMKVMEEEVLIKNGEIKILRDSLHQTESVLEEQRRSHFLLEQEKTQALSDKEKEFSKKLQSLQSELQFKDAEMNELRTKLQTSERANKLAAPSVSHVSPRKNPSVVIKPEACSPQFGKTSFPTKESFSANMSLPHPCQTESGYKPLVGKEDSKTHSLRGDSIKQEEAQKSFVDSWRQRSNTQGSILINLLLKQPLIPESSLSLCHLLSSSSESPAGTPLQPPGFGSTLAGMSGLRTTGSYDGSFSLSALREAQNLAFTGLNLVARNECSRDGDPAEGGRRAFPLCQLPGAVHFLPLVQFFIGLHCQALQDLAAAKRSGAPGDSPTHSSRVSSGVETNPEDSVCILEGFSVTALSILQHLVCHSGAVVSLLLSGVGADSAAGEGNGSLVHRLSDGDMTSAPRGVADDQGQHPLLKMLLHLLAFSSAATGHLQASVLTQCLKVLVKLAENTSCDFLPRFQCVFQVLPKCLSPETPLPSVLLAVELLSLLADHNQLAPQLCSHSEGCLLLLLYMYITSRPDRVASETQWLQLEQEVVWLLAKLGVQSPLPPVTGSNCQCNVEVVRALTVMLHRQWLTVRRAGGPPRTDQQRRTVRCLRDTVLLLHGLSQKDKLFMMHCVEVLHQYDQVMPGVSMLIRGLPDVTDCEGEPTRGPPAQPPRLLPEVPQQVRFLGVPSAGPRPLWPVLALGPFSFIFLPQFFSKHIGLPFAPVC, via the exons ATGGCGGGGACCTCCGCGCCAGGCAGCAAGAGGCGGAGCGAGCCCCCGGCGCCTCGCCCCGGCCCGCCGCCGGGCACCGGGCACCCCCCGAGCAAGCGGGCCCGGGGCTTCTCCGCGGCCGCTGCCCCGGACCCTGATGACCCGTTCGGCGCGCATGGGGACTTCACTGCCGACGACCTGGAGGAGCTTGACACCCTCGCGTCACAGGCCCTGAGCCAATGTCCGGCCGCGGCTCGGGACGTGTCCA GTGATCGTAAGGTCCACAGATTATTAGACGGCATGTCAAAAAATCCTCcagggaaaaacagagaaaatgttcCAATTAAAGATAATTTCGAATTAGAGGTACTTCAGGCACAatataaagaacttaaagaaaag ATGAAAGTAATGGAAGAAGAAGTTCTCATTAAgaatggagaaattaaaattttgcGAGACTCACTACATCAGACGGAATCCGTTCTAGAGGAACAGAGAAGATCACATTTTCTTCTTGAGCAAGAGAAAACCCAAGCACTCAGTGACAAGGAAAAGGAATTCTCCAAAAAG CTCCAATCATTGCAGTCTGAACTCCAGTTTAAAGATGCAGAGATGAATGAATTAAGGACAAAGCTCCAGACCAGTGAACGAGCAAATAAACTGGCTGCTCCCTCTGTTTCCCATGTCAG TCCTAGGAAAAACCCTTCTGTGGTTATAAAGCCAGAAGCATGTTCTCCACAATTTGGAAAAACATCTTTTCCTACAAAGGAGTCTTTTAGTGCTAACAtgtcccttccccacccctgccagaCGGAGTCAGGATACAAGCCTCTGGTGGGCAAAGAGG ATAGTAAGACCCACAGTCTGAGAGGTGACTCCATAAAACAAGAAGAGGCCCAGAAAAGCTTTGTTGACAGCTGGAGACAGAGATCAAACACTCAAG GTTCCATTTTGATAAACCTGCTCCTGAAGCAGCCTTTGATCCCAGAGTCATCCCTAAGCCTTTGCCACCTCCTGAGTAGTAGTTCTGAGTCTCCTGCTGGCACCCCCCTGCAGCCACCAGGGTTTGGCAG TACCTTGGCTGGAATGTCAGGCCTCAGGACCACAGGTTCTTATGATGGGTCATTTTCCCTCTCAGCCCTGAGAGAAGCACAGAACCTGGCATTCACTGGACTGAATCTGGTTGCCAGGAATGAGTGCTCACGTGATGGAGACCCagcagagggaggcagaagggcCTTCCCACTCTGCCAGCTTCCTGGAGCCGTGCATTTCCTCCCCCTTGTACAGTTCTTCATCGGCTTACACTGCCAGGCCCTGCAGGACTTGGCAGCTGCTAAGAGAAGTGGAGCACCTGGGGACTCACCGACACATTCCTCCCGCGTGAGCTCTGGCGTAGAGACCAACCCTGAGGACTCAGTGTGCATCCTGGAAGGCTTCTCTGTGACTGCACTTAGCATTCTTCAGCACCTGGTGTGCCACAGCGGAGCAGTCGTCTCCCTATTACTGTCAGGAGTCGGGGCAGATTCTGCTGCTGGGGAAGGAAACGGGAGCCTGGTTCACAGGCTTAGTGATGGAGATATGACCTCAGCCCCAAGGGGGGTTGCTGATGACCAAGGACAGCACCCACTGTTGAAGATGCTTCTTCACCTGTTGGCTTTCTCTTCTGCAGCAACAGGACACCTTCAAGCCAGTGTCCTGACCCAGTGCCTTAAGGTTTTGGTGAAATTAGCCGAAAACACTTCCTGTGATTTCTTGCCCAG GTTCCAGTGTGTGTtccaagtgctgccaaagtgccTCAGCCCAGAGACACCCCTGCCTAGCGTGCTGCTGGCTGTTGAGCTCCTCTCCCTGCTGGCGGACCACAACCAGCTGGCACCTCAGCTCTGTTCCCACTCGG AAggctgcctcctgctgctgctgtacaTGTACATCACATCACGGCCTGACAGAGTGGCCTCGGAGACACAATGGCTCCAGCTGGAACAAGAG GTGGTGTGGCTCCTGGCTAAGCTTGGTGTGCAGAGCCCCTTGCCCCCAGTCACTGGCTCCAACTGCCAGTGTAATGTGGAG GTGGTCAGAGCGCTCACTGTGATGTTGCACAGACAGTGGCTGACAGTGCGGAGGGCAGGGGGGCCCCCAAGGACTGACCAGCAGAGGCGGACAGTGCGCTGTCTGCGGGACACGGTGCTGCTGCTGCACGGCCTATCGCAGAAGGACAAGCTCTTCATGATGCACTGCGTGGAGGTGCTGCATCAGTATGACCAGGTGATGCCGGGGGTCAGCATGCTCATACGAGGGCTTCCTGATGTGACCGACTGTGAAGGTGAGCCTACCAGAGGccctcctgcccagcccccacGGCTTCTCCCAGAGGTTCCCCAACAAGTCAGATTCCTGGGCGTCCCCTCAGCAGGCCCCCGCCCACTGTGGCCTGTTCTGGCACTGGGGCcgttttcttttatcttcctgcctcagttctTCTCCAAGCATATTGGGCTGCCTTTTGCTCCTGTCTGTTGA